AGTGCTAGTAACAGAGAGCGAGCGGTGAAAAATCGAGGTGCGGCTGAAGCAGCGTATTTTCtgcagcagcagcaggaATCCACCGCCGTACCAGAAGAACCGTACGAAGAAAAAGTCACTTCTGCCACCGTGACTCCCGAAGAGTCGTACGATGACTTGAAGCGAGGACTTGCCAAAATCTCCCACAAAGACGTGCTTGTGGTGGGGGTTGAGTCAGATATTCTCTTTCCCGTGTGGCAGCAACGAGAAATCTTCGACGTGCTTCAAGCCAATAATCCTACAGGCCAAGTGAAGTACTATGAATTGGGAACAGATATCAGCAACTATGGACACGATACgtttttgttgagtttGGATCACTTTGGCCCCCACGTCCAGGAGTTTATGTCCACTTAAATTATGTAAATAAATTATAATTATACCATTTGCCCATGGTGAGGATCCAATTCGTAGCCCAACGCCCGGCTGGCCGAGTACACGTTGTCACGGATgttggccaccaccaccttggCCAATCCgttgtttttcttctttcccAGCGGATCCACTTCCATgtgatgaggaagaagGTTGTCATTAGCACTCAAACTGACAAAGAGAGCAAACGGCACAAGCCACACGCATAACCCAAAGAATGAGCAAATCTCCGTGAACGAAGGGATATGAGGTGGTACGTACTCAGGCTTCAACCGTTCCTCCAATGGAGGGATGTATGGATTATGGAAGTGGTTAAACCAAAAGAAATGGTTGGCCACCACAAGTCCACAAGAAGCCAAAAAGATGGGAGAAGTCAACTGTACGTAGGGGAATTTGTGGAGGTTCTGGAGGTACACAAAGTAGGAGAACATCGAAAATACCGTCAAAAGGAATGGGAATCCATCGAATAAGTATAGAAGTACAAGGACACCTGTGATGATATAGATGAGCCTTTTAAGGATTCGTTTGGTGGGTTCGGAATGCTCTTCCACAAGTTCGGAGAGGTAGTACAATGCCGAGGCGATTGCAAGAACTAGAAACAAAAAGCCAAATCCCACTCCTAAGTATGagatgagttgaaggaacATGACGTGTAGTaaatgttgaacaaaaagttggaatcaAAACGCGACTATATTCAATTTTTTTAGATGCAAACTAATCGTAGATATCTATAGGGGGGATTCTATCGGTATTGTAGAACCAATTTCCACCGTCCAATTCCCTCAGAAGCCAGTCGGTTGGGAATATAACCAAATTACCCTGGATCTCACTCAAGATTCGTTCGGCAGTTTCTCTATCAAAAATACGATCTCCAGCAGCCACCCTCTTTCTGGAACTAAATGCACGTCTTCTTCGGGTGAAGCCACTGCCATTAGCACTGCCGTTAGCGACACCATTGGAACCACTACCAAGGCCTAGTTCGGTACCGTCCGCGAGCTCGCCCAGCAACTCGGGGTCTTCGGGAATGGTGTTGTGGTACACAAATTTGAAGCTCAGTTTCTTGGAGATATTCTCAGTTGGTTGACCCAAAGTAACAGTTTCGTTCTTGGCTGATCCAATATTGATACCAGTGCTACCAGATGTATCGTTGGAATCCCTCATTTCATTTTCAGACTCCTGGTCCGAATCCTCACTGGAATTTTCTCCAAAAAGATGTCTTTCACTTTTGCGTTTGGAATCTTGCATTTGAGCAGTGATAAAAGCTTTCTGAAGCTTCGAGAACCCTTTATAATCGGCCCATGTCAACACAGTATCATCAGGCTGAGTATGGAACACCATTCGAAAGATTTCGGTATTTCTTCTTGCATGTTCAAACCATAAGTCTTCATAGAAATCGAAGCTTATAGGGTCTTCGAACAGGTAAGGATCAACAAATTTAGTGAAGTTCCCTGCATCCTTGGGACTGATTGAGTTTATAAGGGCTTGAGCTCCTGCTTCATTGAGTGAAACTATCGGCACATTTGCAGAAAACTCAGCAGAATCTGGCTTTTTGTCGTTGGATGGAAGATTTGTGGTACTGGGGTGACCATTACTATGGGAGCCATTAATAGCACTTCCATTTTGGTGCAAAGTCCCATTTGTATTTGCAGAAGAAGCCGATGTAGGCTTACTCCCAATACCAGTGACTTCCGAAATATCTTTAGGTGCTTCTACAGAACCTTCGACCGATGAAACAGGCTTTGTTTTTTCGTCCACTTTACTGTCAGCTGAACTAGGAGGTGAAGGTCCACCAAACAAATTGACCGGTGGCATACCTGCTTTGGCCCGcttcttgttttcttcatcttgatACTCCCTCTGAGTAGCAGAAACTCTCTGTAGGTAGGAAACTTTCTTTAAAAGAACCCATCtttctttgtttctttCGTGAATTATGCGTTCAGAATCCTCATCCATCTCGTCCGACATATCGAAATCGTCTCCTTCAAGGAACTCAGCTATGTTTTCGATGTCCGGTAATACGGTGGAATGAGGATTGGTTTTCATGATTTTATGGgtcaagtccttcaaaaaCCTGGTGCTGTTCAACCTGGCTGTCTTGGCTAATCTGGTTTTATACTTATCCAAGCCAAGTCCATAGACATCTCTTTTGTGCACCTCGCTGTGCTGGACACGTGCATCATACGACTGCTTTTTCTTATCACGAATACCTCTATTCGCTTCATAAGTTCCAGTCCTGTTATTAAATGAAATTGGCAAAGGGATGGGAGTTGGGTTATTGTCTTGAGCTTCGAGCTCATCAATATCTTCCATGGGGACAGGGTCGGCAACAAGGTCTGACTTATTGACCTTTTGGAAGGTTTTCCATCTAAAAGTACCTTCTGACTCACCCAAAATATCTCTCGAAGCAAGTTCAACCATAGCAGAAAGGATTCTATATTTGCTATCTTTGAAGTGATTCGTAGCTGCTTTGATACCTTCGCTGGTGCAAGCATGTTCTTCGAATCTTCTGAACCTTCTctcaacaatatcaacgATATCGACATGCACACCCAAATGTTCCCTCATAAGCCTGATTCTCAAAGTATGAGCAAACTTTCCGGCTGTATAATCTTTTCCGGCCATTTTGGTTTGGATAGTTTCTCTGTCTCTAACTAATGCCGCCATTTCAGAATCCCTGATACCTCTCATCGACCGTTCATTGATGTTGGCACTTCCAATAATAGCAGCTCTATCATCAATAATCATGATCTTGGCATGAATATACAACTGTTCGGTGACAAGGGTTCTATTGGGGCCGATTCTACCCCATTTCCTCAATGAGAAGAACTGGATGTAGTCGTCAGGCTCAATACCATACTTTCTAAGTTTGGCAAAAATAGAGGTTTGACCTCTTGAAATCGACATGAATTGGCATTGCATAATAACTCTCATAGAAGAAGCATCAGGCTGATCCACCTGGGATTGGAATCCAGGCATCAATGGAATTATTATAACCGCTCTCCATGGTGTTCCTTCATTATGGGCACGAATGATTCTATCCACAAGAGCATCTCCGATTCTGTTTTCGATTTCATTACCATCTATTTCACAAGAAGTAACGAAGAACTGGTTTTCGATATATACAAAATGTTCTGAAGTCTCAATTAACTTCAAATATGCATTTTGAATACTCTGTTCATGCTCTTTCAATCCCAAAGACCAATTACCCGAAGATCTCAAGAGCTGAACCTCACAAGAGCCTCCAAGGTTAAGtaacttttcttcttgctcGGTGAAATCGGAAGGTGGTGTCAACAAAGGTGTGAACCTACTTGGTCTTTTCTGTCTCAACAAGTAGTTCCATCTCTGAACAAAATGACGAGCCAAGTCCCTAGCAACTTTCCCGGATGTAAGCATATGGACATCATGCCATGGCATTCTTGGAGTTGTGGTTCTATCATACATGGATTCGTAAGGTTTATCAAGACCAAAAAAGTCCTTGACTCTTGGGTTTGAGTAATCCTTTCCAGGGAAGATCTGAAAGTCGGTGAAGTCTTGTTCGGTTGGTACATGGTCATTGTCAAGGACAGAGAAACTGATTCCAGAATCATCGGTTATAACATGGTCAGGGGTATCAAATCTACCGTAACATAAGTCAATTCCTCCAATGAAAGCAACCGTCAGATCTACAACACATAGTTTCTCATGATGAGCCCAGAAGTAGGTGTTCTGCAAAAGTTGATTAGGAGATCTGATAACATGGATATTCTCATCATGAAGTGATAAAAGGGAATGCTTGGTGTATAAGGAGTCAGTGGAAACCGTCGAACCGACATTTCTGTAAAGAATCACGAAAATCTTAACTCCTTGCTTGGCTTTACGTTGAAGAAGTCTATCAATTCTCCATTGCTGGTTGCCATTTGCTGGTCGTCTCAAATAAAGTTCAGGAGAAAGCCACCAATCATGAATATAAACCACATCTTTGGCCATTTCAATCGCTGATGAAATGGCCCAAAAGTAGTCtcttccatcaacaaacCACTGAGCATAACAGTTGTCACGGACAGGAGCAAAAGAATCAAAACggttcttcttcgaccACACAGTGGAGTTTTTCATCTCAAATAAAGAATTGATCCAAAGCTTTTGCTCTTTTTGTGATTTTGGAAGCAATGAGAGCTTTCTCTCGGAGTTTTCAATGACAATCTTCAAATGCTTGAAAACTGCATGCTTATGAGCCTCATCTCCATTCTCACTTGCAACTTTCTGTTCAACTGAATCGTCATCATAGTCCGAGTCGTCATCGTCTTTGAAAAACTGGTCTCCTTTGTAAGTAATTCTGAATTTATGGTCAACAAGGAACACCTCAAGCGGTAACGTGGAGTTGATATCCGAGACGTACATTATGTAGCTGTTTCGGACCAAAAGCCATTTTTCCAGTCGTCTATCGATCATACCCTTTAAATCATTTGCCTTGAAATGGCCAACTCTCCATCCCTGAGACTTGGCTGTACCTCCTATATGAACCACACCCTGTTTACCAATGAACCCTGTTTCATAACTCAACAAAGAGGAAATCGGAGAGATCTCCAAGAAATGAAATAATCTATTCGACTGAGGCTTTAACGcaaccaacttgatcaactcattcaaATAGTTGACCACTTGGTGGATATAGTCCTGGTTCTTGGAAATCCTTACCCTCAAGGCTTCTGGGTTCTGGTCGAAAAGCTCACTAGAAGAGGCTGATGAGTGGGATAAATGTGCTCTAAGACTGGCCAACTGACCAAGACTTATGGCTGAATGCATATCCTCATGCTGATGATCGTGGCCCTCGTGATTCAAGTATTCATTCAATGCTGGTTTGATGGAGTTTGTTCTTGCGTATCGGGTCAAGAGATTCCCATCCTGGTTGTTTCTTCGCAAGGGAGGAATGGGGTATTTGGGGAGTTCCGAGTTCTTATTACGCACCACCTCTTTCCTCCAGTTATCAAGCTTGAATCTCGAGTGCAAATAGAGAAGGTCTTTGGCAGTACGTTCCACCGACCATTTCATTCTCTGGGGACCGACCCCGTACTCCAAGTCGATCCGGAACTTTCTGTTCTTGGTGAGAATGGTATTGGAGATATCCGTAACTCGGAATCCCAATAAACTCAAGAGTAAAGGGGCTCTGGAAAGACCTGTCTCGTCTTCCAACAAACAAGATGCCATGAGGCTGATGGCTGGCGGCCCGAAGGCCAAGGCACCGACCAACTGCTGGGCCCGTTGGCCCGTGAAGAgatcttcgtcttcttgttcagGCTCTTCGTCAGGTATGGTGATGATCGACTGTTTTTTTTCTCTATCCTTGGTTCTTTTACGGAAAAGATGGAACTTCctcttggacttcttgTCTTCATCGTTGATGTTCTGGGCATGGTCGGCGTTTCGAAACATGCTGGGGAGGAAAGACGATAGCGTCTGGTTTCGTTCTATTTgctcttcttccacctgCTGTTCACCCTCCCCGTTGGGAACAATATCCTCACGTTCATCTTCGGATGGCACGTACTCTGCACGGTCCCGCTCCATCTCTCCCTCGTCCGAATACCGCAATTGCAACGGATCGTCTCGACTGAATAGAAATTGGATGGGGTTACCGATAGTATAGGAGGGGCCCTCATCTGACCCGAGGCTGCTTCGGCGGTGAGATTTGGGGCGGCTTTGATGGGATGCCTCTGAGGTGCTGGAGATGCTTTTGTAGATGTCGTCAAAGTGGCTGGACTCTCGAAGTGGTTTACCGTTGGAGAGGCTGAGCGACTGGGACTGAGAATTTGAAGCAGGGGGGTCTGCTTTCGAAGCCTCCAGCATTTTCGGCGGCGGGTTCTCAATCGGCATCAACGTAGACTTGGTGGGTTATGCCAATGGGAGAAGCAGAAAGTCTTGGATGgttgttttgtttgtggagccTAACCGATTGCCAAATAAACGATAGTGAAATTTTGGTGCGAAGTGAGAGTTGATGAGAGCAACACCAGAGAAACTAATACACAAAAGACATGTTTTACTATACAATCCATCTGTTGTTTAACAGGTAGCTAAATGGTGGTGAAATATCCTTATACCAAGTGATAAATACCTGGTCCCAGGGCCATTTAATGTAAGTATTCGGTATTGAGTCGGAGCTTGTGGCCCAACCAAAGAGCATTCTGCGTGTGGTCCAAGAGATCATTACCAGTACGGGGGTGAATTAGCACCGAGAGCAGGCCGTGGTTCATTTGGTAGAAGGGAACTATTTTTGCAAAAACCTCTGGTTTAGAAAAGTCGATTTCAAACATGCAAGTAGGGTGCGGTCCTATAGCTTTGTCCCATAATTTATACACCCTGATATCACCTGCCTCCACTTCGGGTGCAAATTCATCAAGGACCTTTTGTCTTAGCTGGGCAGCAAACTCTGCTTGCGCAGGACTACTGGCGTGCCAATAGGTGTGGATGTCGTAGGATTTGATGTCACCGTAGAAAGAAGTCATTGAATTAGGGAGGTTTTGCAGCAGACGTCGCCGCATTTATAGCGGATATATTGGTTTTCGCAGCTTACTAAATTTAGTAAAAATTAATAAGCATTTCTCCACAGCGTAAGCACCAAACATATTTTGTATCAAGGTTGGGGAATCCAAAGAGGTCCCGGAGACTTGATAAGTGAGGGAGCAACTTGAATCTGGGGGTTTTAGTGGTGGTATCAGACTGGATTTGTTATTGGAGACAATATGACTTCAGTCATATAACGTTGATGGGGAATGCtgatgaaggtgaaagGGAGATTTATTTTAGAGAAGGTTTCTGAGGCTCTTGATGAAGgcttgtttttggtttaGTAGGTTAGTAGTGTAAAGAACGCTGAATTGAGACGAACAGATATCAACCAACTCAAGCCATTGAGCCATAGCCTTGTATATACAAAGGCCTTAATACAACCGGTTCGTCCCAGTGGATATGGTTATCGTCGGACTGTAATAAAATATGGTCTTTAGGGGTAACGGAGCACTTCTTGTGATTGCTATGTTCGCTATGTCCAGAATCCTTGACAACTATAATGTTAACTCAAGTGCATCGATGTTCACTCCTCCAAGATTGGGTTCGGGAATGCTACTTCGAAGAAAGACATGCCACAGAGCGGATTTTGGATGTTGACGAGTACAATAATGTTTACTTGATACACAAGGAAATTGAAGTGCAATATCCCCGAGGATATGGAGATTTGATTATAGGTAATGCTATTATATCAAGGTTTATCGTAGTCGGTTGAACGTTGGTTTGTAATGGCAGTTGGTTTAGTAGGTTAATTTTCCAGTTTTGGGAACAGGTCTAGTAGGTATGAAAGGTTAGTTGGTTCAATAGGTTTAATAGGTTCTAGTTAATATACTTACGACTATGAATGCCTCCTACAACCCGTGATATTTACCAACCTATATTCATCAAGTCATTCATATATACGGTGGTCCTGAGTCAATCTGGTTCTATTATTTTCCTCTCTAACTTTCAAATCTCTCGTGCTATTTACAGCAATGGAACCGACTACCTTTCTGCCAATGCCATGATGTAGGACAACATTTATCGtaacatccacaaacttaAGAACCAGCTTAGTGAGAAATACACCAAATTGACGGTACCAAAGGGTCTCACTGCACCAGACTGGGACCAGTCCCGTCCTCAAGATCTTGCATCTTAATGTTCACAAACTCCTCACCATCAGTTCGGCCTGTATTTTCCACCTCCAGACGTGCCAATTTACGGTACCGCCCTGCCCGGGCCCGACGCACCGTATACGCATGGGCGGAGGCTGCCACCACGAGCCCTAAGAAACTACCGCCAAGGTTGGCCATAATGTCGTACACGTCAAACTTCCTGCTGGGGTTGACGATAGACTGAACAATTTCCAGCACCACACTCGACCCGACACACCATAAGCACGTGACAAGACGAAGCGtcttcaacgacttgtGGTGGGTGTCGATGATAAAGTAGAATTCAATTGCAAGAACAAAAAATACACTAAAATGGAGAAACTTATCGTACTCAAAATGAATCAGGGCAAACCCCAAATATGCTGCAAGAGCAAGGGTAAGAGCAAAGACTGAGTTAAAGAGTTAGTATGGGCCGTGGTATGAGGGTTACTTGATTCGAACACTTGTGTCACACGTACCAATTGCAACGGGAATACGGACGGAAACCATGGCTGTGGTTTAGGAAATCATGATTTAGTTTGCGCGCGGCCAAGCATTTGCTGCATATTGTGAGCAGCTAATAGTGAATGTTTAGTGTACGCCATGGTACGACTTTTCCCAGTTGTAGGGCACTCATGATGCAAACCCACATTCCACAGCACGTGAGAACATACTCCATCAGCTATTTGACGGAATCAATCCCTCCACCCCCACCCTTATCTTCACCTCACCCAAAGCTCATCTCTTCTGTCAACCACCCCAAAACAGTTTCACATCTCATCGTGACACCCAAGTCACTCACCAATACCTTCAGACACCAAGACTATGCGCCGGTGTCAGGACAACTTTTGAACGTAACCCAAAAATTGtttttgggtgcaaaaCCAAGACTCGAGTGGACTCTCGCAGACTACAAGGAGATCCCTGACATTAAGGCCATAGCCAAAGCAGCCGA
The sequence above is drawn from the Yamadazyma tenuis chromosome 3, complete sequence genome and encodes:
- the SVP26 gene encoding erv26 superfamily protein (COG:I,T; EggNog:ENOG503P13K) encodes the protein MFLQLISYLGVGFGFLFLVLAIASALYYLSELVEEHSEPTKRILKRLIYIITGVLVLLYLFDGFPFLLTVFSMFSYFVYLQNLHKFPYVQLTSPIFLASCGLVVANHFFWFNHFHNPYIPPLEERLKPEYVPPHIPSFTEICSFFGLCVWLVPFALFVSLSANDNLLPHHMEVDPSGKKKNNGLAKVVVANIRDNVYSASRALGYELDPHHGQMV
- the SPO14 gene encoding Phospholipase D1 (COG:I; EggNog:ENOG503NX5P); its protein translation is MSEASKADPPASNSQSQSLSLSNGKPLRESSHFDDIYKSISSTSEASHQSRPKSHRRSSLGSDEGPSYTIGNPIQFLFSRDDPLQLRYSDEGEMERDRAEYVPSEDEREDIVPNGEGEQQVEEEQIERNQTLSSFLPSMFRNADHAQNINDEDKKSKRKFHLFRKRTKDREKKQSIITIPDEEPEQEDEDLFTGQRAQQLVGALAFGPPAISLMASCLLEDETGLSRAPLLLSLLGFRVTDISNTILTKNRKFRIDLEYGVGPQRMKWSVERTAKDLLYLHSRFKLDNWRKEVVRNKNSELPKYPIPPLRRNNQDGNLLTRYARTNSIKPALNEYLNHEGHDHQHEDMHSAISLGQLASLRAHLSHSSASSSELFDQNPEALRVRISKNQDYIHQVVNYLNELIKLVALKPQSNRLFHFLEISPISSLLSYETGFIGKQGVVHIGGTAKSQGWRVGHFKANDLKGMIDRRSEKWLLVRNSYIMYVSDINSTLPLEVFLVDHKFRITYKGDQFFKDDDDSDYDDDSVEQKVASENGDEAHKHAVFKHLKIVIENSERKLSLLPKSQKEQKLWINSLFEMKNSTVWSKKNRFDSFAPVRDNCYAQWFVDGRDYFWAISSAIEMAKDVVYIHDWWLSPELYLRRPANGNQQWRIDRLLQRKAKQGVKIFVILYRNVGSTVSTDSLYTKHSLLSLHDENIHVIRSPNQLLQNTYFWAHHEKLCVVDSTVAFIGGIDLCYGRFDTPDHVITDDSGISFSVLDNDHVPTEQDFTDFQIFPGKDYSNPRVKDFFGLDKPYESMYDRTTTPRMPWHDVHMLTSGKVARDLARHFVQRWNYLLRQKRPSRFTPLLTPPSDFTEQEEKLLNLGGSCEVQLLRSSGNWSLGLKEHEQSIQNAYLKLIETSEHFVYIENQFFVTSCEIDGNEIENRIGDALVDRIIRAHNEGTPWRAVIIIPLMPGFQSQVDQPDASSMRVIMQCQFMSISRGQTSIFAKLRKYGIEPDDYIQFFSLRKWGRIGPNRTLVTEQLYIHAKIMIIDDRAAIIGSANINERSMRGIRDSEMAALVRDRETIQTKMAGKDYTAGKFAHTLRIRLMREHLGVHVDIVDIVERRFRRFEEHACTSEGIKAATNHFKDSKYRILSAMVELASRDILGESEGTFRWKTFQKVNKSDLVADPVPMEDIDELEAQDNNPTPIPLPISFNNRTGTYEANRGIRDKKKQSYDARVQHSEVHKRDVYGLGLDKYKTRLAKTARLNSTRFLKDLTHKIMKTNPHSTVLPDIENIAEFLEGDDFDMSDEMDEDSERIIHERNKERWVLLKKVSYLQRVSATQREYQDEENKKRAKAGMPPVNLFGGPSPPSSADSKVDEKTKPVSSVEGSVEAPKDISEVTGIGSKPTSASSANTNGTLHQNGSAINGSHSNGHPSTTNLPSNDKKPDSAEFSANVPIVSLNEAGAQALINSISPKDAGNFTKFVDPYSFEDPISFDFYEDLWFEHARRNTEIFRMVFHTQPDDTVLTWADYKGFSKLQKAFITAQMQDSKRKSERHLFGENSSEDSDQESENEMRDSNDTSGSTGINIGSAKNETVTLGQPTENISKKSSFKFVYHNTIPEDPELSGELADGTELGLGSGSNGVANGSANGSGFTRRRRAFSSRKRVAAGDRIFDRETAERILSEIQGNLVIFPTDWLSRELDGGNWFYNTDRIPPIDIYD
- a CDS encoding uncharacterized protein (COG:E; EggNog:ENOG503P24Z) — encoded protein: MTSFYGDIKSYDIHTYWHASSPAQAEFAAQLRQKVLDEFAPEVEAGDIRVYKLWDKAIGPHPTCMFEIDFSKPEVFAKIVPFYQMNHGSLSVLIHPRTGNDLLDHTQNALWLGHKLRLNTEYLH
- a CDS encoding uncharacterized protein (COG:S; EggNog:ENOG503P3CD), with product MVSVRIPVAIVFALTLALAAYLGFASIHFEYDKFLHFSVFFVLAIEFYFIIDTHHKSLKTLRLVTCLWCVGSSVVSEIVQSIVNPSRKFDVYDIMANLGGSFLGLVVAASAHAYTVRRARAGRYRKLARSEVENTGRTDGEEFVNIKMQDLEDGTGPSSVQ